The following are encoded in a window of Pseudalgibacter alginicilyticus genomic DNA:
- the proB gene encoding glutamate 5-kinase, with protein sequence MYKERIVIKVGTNVMTNKDNRILRPVLRELVRQISELYERDIMTILVSSGSVIAGKEVLGKSKIKNDTQRRQVYSAIGQPRMMRHYYNIFNDFGMKCAQVLPTKRDFSPGIHRQNMINCCEGLLQEGVIPIANEDDAVSVTMSMFSDNDELASLIAELINADKLIILTDIDGLYTGHPDAKDSSLVENVDPEENLDKYIKENDKTEGEGRGGMGSKLDYAQKAAAKNIPTYIANGKKDNSILDIFDGTFTGTKVSL encoded by the coding sequence ATGTATAAAGAAAGAATTGTTATTAAGGTTGGTACCAACGTTATGACTAACAAGGATAATAGAATACTAAGACCCGTTTTAAGAGAATTGGTGAGGCAAATTTCAGAACTTTATGAACGAGATATAATGACTATTTTAGTTTCTTCGGGGTCTGTTATTGCAGGAAAAGAGGTTTTAGGAAAATCCAAAATAAAAAACGACACCCAAAGACGTCAAGTGTATTCTGCAATTGGTCAGCCGCGAATGATGCGTCACTATTATAATATTTTTAATGATTTTGGGATGAAATGTGCTCAGGTTTTGCCTACTAAACGAGATTTTAGTCCAGGAATTCACAGGCAAAATATGATTAATTGTTGTGAAGGTTTGTTACAAGAAGGTGTTATTCCTATTGCTAATGAGGATGATGCTGTATCGGTTACCATGTCTATGTTTTCAGACAATGATGAGCTTGCAAGTTTAATTGCAGAATTAATAAATGCAGACAAACTTATTATACTAACAGATATTGATGGACTGTATACAGGGCATCCAGATGCTAAAGATAGCAGCCTTGTTGAAAATGTAGATCCAGAAGAAAATTTAGATAAGTATATTAAAGAAAACGATAAAACCGAAGGCGAAGGCAGAGGAGGTATGGGATCAAAGTTAGATTATGCACAAAAAGCGGCAGCTAAAAATATTCCAACTTACATTGCTAATGGTAAAAAAGATAATTCTATTTTAGATATTTTTGATGGAACCTTTACAGGTACAAAAGTATCTCTTTAG
- a CDS encoding ABC transporter ATP-binding protein yields the protein MKELQHLNKYFLKYKKHLLIGIVITIIARIFLLFTPRYIKKIFEVVEKHQKGLGESSIQSELIEIILYIVGAAIIAGIFTFLMRQTIINVSRYIEYDLKNEIYNQYQKLSLNFYKKNRTGDLMNRISEDVGRVRMYAGPAIMYSINTITLFVIALIYMFDEAPKLTLYTILPLPILSVAIYKLSKEIHKRSTIVQQYLSKLSTFTQETFSGISVIKAYGIEPYTASSFNTLSEASKQTQLSLVKVQAFFFPMMILLIGASNLLVIYIGGKQYINGEIESLGTIAEFIIYVNMLTWPVATVGWVTSIVQQAEASQKRINEFLRLEPEIKNTVNIHTKIHGNIKFDNVFFTYDDTNIEALKGVSFNINQGETLAILGKTGSGKSTILDLIGRLYDVNNGFIFIDEKKIHQLNLSDLRNSVGYVPQEAFLFSDTIKNNIKFGKDNATDQDVMEAAKDAQVHKNILKFNKKYDTILGERGITLSGGQKQRISIARAIIKKPEILLFDDCLSAVDTETEEKILKNLNRITQGKTTIIVSHRVSSAKNADKIIVLEDGKIVQEGNHNTLINIEGYYKHLYLKQLSENTGSN from the coding sequence ATGAAGGAATTACAGCACCTTAACAAATACTTTTTAAAATACAAAAAACACCTTTTAATTGGAATTGTAATTACTATAATTGCTCGGATTTTTTTGTTATTCACACCTCGATACATTAAAAAGATTTTTGAAGTTGTAGAAAAACATCAAAAAGGATTAGGAGAAAGCTCCATTCAATCTGAACTTATTGAAATCATTCTATACATTGTAGGTGCGGCTATTATAGCTGGTATTTTTACATTTTTAATGCGTCAAACCATTATCAATGTCTCAAGATATATTGAGTATGACTTAAAAAACGAAATCTACAATCAGTATCAAAAACTATCTTTAAACTTTTATAAAAAGAACAGAACAGGTGATTTAATGAATCGTATTAGTGAGGATGTTGGACGCGTACGCATGTATGCAGGACCAGCTATTATGTATAGTATAAACACCATTACACTATTTGTAATTGCACTTATTTATATGTTTGATGAAGCTCCAAAGCTAACCCTATATACTATTTTACCGCTTCCAATACTTTCTGTTGCTATTTATAAATTAAGTAAAGAAATACACAAACGAAGTACTATAGTTCAACAATACCTTTCAAAACTATCTACTTTTACTCAGGAAACATTTAGTGGTATTTCTGTAATCAAAGCTTATGGTATTGAGCCGTATACAGCTTCAAGTTTCAACACGCTTTCTGAAGCAAGCAAGCAAACCCAATTAAGTTTAGTTAAAGTGCAAGCCTTCTTTTTTCCTATGATGATTTTACTCATTGGCGCTAGTAATTTGTTAGTTATTTATATAGGAGGCAAACAATATATTAATGGTGAAATTGAAAGTTTGGGAACCATAGCAGAATTTATTATTTATGTTAACATGCTTACCTGGCCAGTTGCTACTGTAGGCTGGGTAACTTCTATTGTACAACAAGCAGAAGCTTCACAAAAACGTATCAACGAATTTTTACGACTGGAACCAGAAATTAAAAATACAGTGAATATACACACCAAAATTCATGGAAACATTAAGTTTGACAATGTGTTTTTTACTTATGACGACACCAATATAGAAGCATTAAAAGGTGTCAGTTTTAATATAAACCAAGGTGAAACCTTAGCCATTTTAGGAAAAACAGGTTCAGGAAAATCCACCATTTTAGATTTAATAGGCAGACTTTATGATGTTAATAATGGTTTCATATTTATTGATGAAAAAAAAATTCATCAACTCAATCTATCAGACTTAAGAAATAGTGTGGGCTATGTACCCCAAGAAGCTTTTTTGTTTTCTGACACCATAAAAAACAACATTAAATTTGGAAAAGATAATGCTACAGACCAAGACGTGATGGAAGCAGCAAAAGATGCCCAAGTACATAAAAACATCCTAAAATTCAATAAAAAATACGATACAATTTTGGGAGAAAGAGGCATCACACTTTCTGGAGGTCAAAAGCAACGTATTTCCATTGCACGTGCCATAATTAAAAAACCCGAAATATTGTTGTTTGATGATTGCTTATCTGCTGTTGACACCGAAACAGAAGAAAAAATATTAAAAAATCTAAACAGAATTACTCAAGGAAAAACCACAATCATAGTAAGTCATCGTGTTTCTTCAGCAAAAAATGCAGATAAAATTATTGTTTTGGAAGATGGTAAAATTGTTCAAGAAGGCAACCACAATACACTTATCAATATAGAAGGTTACTACAAACACCTGTATTTAAAACAATTAAGTGAAAACACCGGCTCTAATTAA
- a CDS encoding histidinol-phosphatase HisJ family protein, producing the protein MRKFNEFIWETHGIHAGTEQDHVKHGIDKLEDIIDKAIAARHPSITFVIHSPRLTSFRYIAERETNVKFIRGNKSYLNYPKRIANLRKKYEGRINIKYGVELEWMGPDLGLQWSRSKIFQAEDADYVIGSVHFAPEGLPYDGSKEEALELLKIRGSLEAYWDGYFNEMIQMIESFGNMIQIIGHIDLPKLNVDMPEALVNFETSAHPLANKFRTLLELIADRNLSLDVNMAGKFKGVGVYPVQSILRHANELQIPVCVGTDTHHVRYYGLNFKESLEYIHEAGYESYVSYSKLIPENRTIFDDHELKVKYTVLNKGIELLNQRLDDEHRRIIPDFSFGGSFSEFVDIYKNATSMGDYNAIRIRKWGKSITVTNDIPKPSKNKVNGLFSEHLDRPGVISSLFNTLASEGINVETARLKSNNDGTAMAFLSLESENGNVQSAIDFINGTDAGLFTNLTYKENAELPNYYREGVYLLEMDGVNLNLALSEKVILTKHHNAPGVLLILLSALASKNINIKDLRLGKLNNVGYSAIAVAGDSNIIKNLLTKLGNQYYEANLIEFHSM; encoded by the coding sequence ATGAGAAAATTCAATGAATTTATTTGGGAAACGCATGGTATTCATGCTGGTACAGAGCAAGATCATGTAAAACATGGAATTGATAAATTAGAAGATATTATTGATAAAGCCATAGCAGCCAGGCATCCAAGTATCACGTTCGTTATTCATTCGCCAAGGCTAACGAGTTTTAGATATATTGCAGAAAGAGAAACGAACGTTAAATTTATTAGGGGTAATAAATCTTATTTAAACTATCCTAAGCGCATTGCTAATCTTCGTAAAAAATATGAAGGACGTATCAATATTAAATATGGTGTTGAGTTAGAATGGATGGGGCCAGATTTAGGCTTGCAATGGAGTCGATCAAAAATATTTCAGGCTGAAGATGCTGACTACGTTATTGGATCTGTTCATTTTGCACCTGAAGGTTTACCTTACGATGGTTCAAAAGAAGAAGCACTTGAATTGTTGAAAATTCGAGGAAGTTTAGAGGCTTATTGGGATGGCTATTTTAATGAAATGATTCAGATGATTGAGAGTTTTGGAAATATGATCCAAATTATTGGCCATATAGATTTACCCAAATTGAATGTAGATATGCCAGAAGCATTGGTGAATTTTGAAACGAGTGCGCATCCATTAGCAAATAAATTCAGAACACTTTTAGAACTTATTGCCGATAGAAACTTGTCATTGGATGTAAATATGGCAGGTAAGTTTAAAGGTGTAGGGGTATATCCAGTACAAAGTATTTTAAGACATGCTAACGAACTTCAAATTCCAGTTTGTGTTGGAACAGATACACATCATGTGCGCTATTATGGTTTAAATTTTAAAGAAAGTTTAGAATATATTCATGAAGCTGGTTATGAGAGTTATGTGAGTTATTCAAAATTAATACCTGAAAACCGTACCATTTTTGATGATCATGAGCTAAAGGTGAAATATACCGTTTTAAATAAGGGTATTGAATTGTTAAATCAAAGATTGGATGATGAACATAGAAGAATCATTCCGGATTTTTCATTTGGTGGTTCATTCTCAGAATTTGTAGATATTTATAAAAATGCTACCAGTATGGGGGATTATAACGCCATTAGAATTCGGAAATGGGGAAAATCCATTACTGTTACCAATGACATCCCCAAACCATCCAAAAATAAGGTTAATGGTTTATTTTCAGAACATTTGGATAGACCAGGGGTCATTTCATCACTTTTCAATACATTGGCTTCAGAGGGTATTAATGTTGAAACAGCACGTTTAAAATCCAATAATGATGGCACAGCTATGGCATTTTTATCTCTTGAAAGTGAAAATGGAAACGTTCAAAGTGCTATTGATTTTATTAATGGCACCGATGCTGGACTTTTTACTAATTTAACGTACAAAGAAAATGCCGAGTTGCCAAACTATTATCGTGAAGGTGTTTATTTGTTGGAAATGGATGGTGTAAATTTAAATTTAGCACTGAGTGAAAAGGTGATTCTTACAAAACACCATAATGCCCCAGGGGTTTTATTAATATTACTTTCTGCTTTGGCCTCAAAAAATATTAATATTAAAGATTTAAGGTTAGGAAAACTAAACAATGTTGGTTATTCTGCTATAGCAGTTGCAGGTGATAGTAATATCATTAAAAATTTATTAACAAAATTAGGTAATCAATATTACGAAGCTAATTTAATTGAGTTTCATAGTATGTAG
- the yajC gene encoding preprotein translocase subunit YajC has protein sequence MEELSKFMPFILMFVVVYFFMIAPQMKRAKKEKKFNAELKKGDKIITKSGLHGKILELNDKDGTCVLETMSGKLKFDRSSISMELSSKLNTTVSA, from the coding sequence ATGGAAGAGTTAAGTAAGTTTATGCCGTTTATTTTGATGTTTGTGGTTGTGTATTTCTTCATGATTGCGCCACAAATGAAACGCGCAAAAAAAGAAAAAAAGTTTAATGCCGAATTAAAAAAAGGCGATAAAATAATTACCAAAAGTGGACTACACGGTAAAATTTTAGAGTTAAATGATAAAGATGGAACTTGTGTTTTAGAAACCATGTCTGGAAAATTAAAGTTTGACCGTTCATCTATTTCTATGGAATTGAGCTCAAAATTAAATACTACTGTTTCAGCTTAA
- a CDS encoding DUF1573 domain-containing protein gives MKKVILGFSTLCLVAFTSCKENASKKINETNVAAAAERDANSSKFPVIEFDKVEHDFGEIEAKTAVKTVFKYKNTGEAPLVITDIKSSCGCTVPQDWSREPLAVGESGEFTVEFNGSGANKVSKTITVTANTEKGTETVKITAFVKPDPNTPTATSQVAPAAPGVNSPVQQQVKYSTQPGHEGHNHD, from the coding sequence ATGAAAAAAGTAATTTTAGGATTCAGTACACTTTGTTTAGTAGCTTTTACTTCTTGTAAAGAGAATGCCTCAAAAAAAATTAATGAAACTAATGTTGCAGCAGCAGCAGAAAGAGATGCTAATTCATCTAAATTTCCAGTGATTGAATTTGATAAAGTAGAGCATGATTTTGGAGAAATTGAAGCAAAAACAGCCGTTAAAACGGTTTTTAAATATAAAAATACAGGAGAAGCTCCTTTGGTAATTACAGATATTAAAAGTTCTTGTGGTTGTACAGTACCTCAAGATTGGAGTAGAGAGCCTTTAGCTGTCGGTGAGTCGGGAGAATTTACGGTAGAATTTAATGGAAGTGGTGCTAACAAAGTGTCTAAAACCATTACTGTTACTGCAAATACAGAAAAAGGTACCGAAACAGTTAAAATTACGGCCTTTGTAAAACCAGACCCAAATACACCAACAGCAACTAGTCAAGTGGCTCCAGCAGCTCCAGGTGTTAATTCTCCAGTTCAACAACAGGTTAAGTATAGTACGCAACCTGGGCACGAAGGCCATAACCACGATTAA
- a CDS encoding GNAT family N-acetyltransferase, whose translation MIIKTFDAFTRLSINDINRIANFLHENSGEYGDSKSAVKKSLLYAAKEIPGLGGYVFVMEHKSDILGALVINKTGMKEYIPENILVNVAVKKEYRGKGIAKELINYTINYCRGDIALHINKNNPVVKLFKNSGFKPKNIEMVLER comes from the coding sequence ATGATTATAAAAACCTTTGATGCCTTTACAAGGTTGTCAATCAATGATATAAATCGTATAGCCAATTTTTTGCATGAAAATTCAGGAGAATATGGCGATAGCAAAAGTGCAGTCAAAAAATCTTTGTTGTATGCAGCAAAAGAAATACCTGGACTTGGTGGCTATGTGTTTGTTATGGAACATAAAAGTGATATTTTGGGAGCTTTAGTCATTAACAAAACAGGTATGAAAGAATACATTCCAGAAAACATATTGGTTAATGTGGCAGTAAAAAAAGAATATAGAGGAAAAGGCATAGCTAAAGAATTAATAAATTATACTATAAATTATTGTAGGGGAGATATAGCTCTACATATTAATAAAAACAATCCAGTGGTTAAATTATTTAAAAACAGTGGGTTTAAACCTAAAAATATTGAAATGGTTTTAGAACGATAA
- the nusB gene encoding transcription antitermination factor NusB — MQTIYAFKGSESDDLSKDQKFLLFSIDNMYNLYLLLLSLLIEVQKRAEDDLQKKQKKHLATAADKDPNRKFVNNQVFQFIKEDLSLKNAFEKNNINYWDLDGEYVEVIFKAIISSDLYHEYMATRVSDFKEDKDFVVDIFKDIIAPNDKLYDYIEDKNLTWLDDLPTVNTTILKQLRKLKSNPIDNYFVPKLYKDDDDKQFAIQLFRKTLLNTTALNKEIDLKTQNWDSDRIADVDFVLLQMAICELQKFPSIPVKVTMNEYLEIAKEYSTPKSSIFINGILDKLVKEYEADGKLNKVGRGLM; from the coding sequence ATGCAAACAATTTATGCTTTTAAAGGTAGCGAAAGTGATGATTTAAGTAAAGACCAAAAATTTTTGTTGTTTAGCATTGATAATATGTATAATTTGTATTTACTTTTATTGTCGCTTTTAATCGAGGTTCAAAAAAGAGCCGAAGACGATCTTCAAAAAAAACAAAAGAAACATTTAGCTACTGCTGCAGATAAAGATCCGAACAGAAAGTTTGTAAACAATCAAGTATTCCAGTTTATTAAAGAAGATTTATCTTTAAAAAATGCTTTTGAAAAGAACAATATAAATTACTGGGATTTAGATGGTGAGTATGTTGAAGTTATATTCAAAGCAATTATTTCCAGTGATTTGTATCACGAATATATGGCAACAAGAGTTTCTGATTTTAAGGAAGACAAGGATTTTGTTGTAGATATTTTTAAAGATATTATAGCTCCCAATGATAAGTTATACGACTATATTGAAGATAAAAATTTAACATGGCTTGATGATTTACCAACGGTAAATACTACAATTTTAAAACAACTTAGAAAACTTAAGTCAAATCCAATAGATAATTACTTTGTACCCAAGCTGTATAAAGATGATGATGATAAGCAATTTGCTATCCAATTATTTAGAAAAACACTTCTAAATACAACAGCATTAAATAAAGAAATTGATTTAAAAACCCAGAATTGGGATTCTGATCGAATTGCTGATGTGGATTTTGTATTGTTACAAATGGCAATTTGTGAGCTTCAAAAATTTCCATCAATACCAGTAAAAGTTACTATGAATGAGTATTTAGAAATAGCTAAAGAATATTCCACTCCAAAAAGTAGTATTTTTATAAATGGTATTTTAGACAAATTGGTAAAAGAATATGAAGCAGACGGTAAGCTCAATAAAGTAGGTCGTGGTTTGATGTAA
- the proC gene encoding pyrroline-5-carboxylate reductase: protein MKVLVIGAGNMGLTYAEGMSKSKRLNNENIMVLDKSEEKLKELHQISYFDAFEDFKDCVPQADIIFIAVKPYHSESVFEEIKLFLNPKQIAVSVMAGVTIQTIQEGTGLTKVVRAMPNLPAQIGQGLTSFIATKEVSNDEALIVEDLLNTTGKSIQVTSERFIDASTGISGSGPAYVFYFMQSMMEAATEMGFSKEEGTLLVSQTFKGAVELFNQYNITPKAWMEKVASKGGTTQAALDSMDANNVNKLIQEAAFAAFNRAVELGKK from the coding sequence ATGAAAGTACTAGTAATAGGCGCTGGAAACATGGGGCTTACATATGCTGAAGGCATGTCAAAATCAAAACGTCTTAACAATGAAAACATTATGGTTTTAGACAAGTCAGAAGAAAAGCTCAAAGAACTACATCAGATTTCATATTTTGATGCTTTTGAAGATTTTAAAGATTGTGTGCCACAAGCAGATATTATTTTTATAGCAGTAAAACCTTATCACTCCGAAAGTGTATTTGAGGAAATAAAATTATTTTTAAACCCCAAACAAATAGCTGTTTCTGTTATGGCAGGTGTTACCATACAAACCATTCAAGAAGGGACAGGCTTAACTAAAGTTGTAAGAGCTATGCCTAACTTACCTGCTCAAATTGGTCAGGGGTTAACTTCTTTTATAGCCACAAAAGAGGTTTCTAATGATGAGGCTTTAATTGTTGAGGATTTATTAAATACCACAGGAAAATCTATTCAAGTAACAAGTGAACGGTTTATTGATGCTTCTACAGGAATTTCAGGAAGTGGTCCTGCTTATGTGTTTTATTTTATGCAAAGTATGATGGAAGCAGCTACAGAAATGGGTTTTTCAAAAGAAGAAGGAACGCTATTGGTAAGTCAAACTTTTAAAGGTGCTGTAGAACTTTTTAATCAGTACAATATTACTCCTAAAGCATGGATGGAAAAAGTAGCGTCTAAAGGTGGAACAACACAAGCAGCCCTAGATTCTATGGATGCCAACAATGTTAATAAATTAATACAAGAAGCTGCATTTGCTGCTTTTAATCGTGCAGTAGAACTGGGTAAAAAATAA
- a CDS encoding PUR family DNA/RNA-binding protein, translating to MGTHDMMEKEEIFSKVLRAGRRTYFFDVRATKAEDYYLTITESKKFTNDDGSFHYKKHKIYIYKEDFSEFREILAEMTDYIIEEKGDEVISERHQKDFKKEYDDNSISAKVDNSKTTDSFTDIDFDDI from the coding sequence ATGGGTACACATGACATGATGGAGAAAGAGGAAATTTTTTCTAAAGTATTAAGAGCAGGAAGACGCACATACTTCTTTGATGTTAGAGCTACTAAAGCTGAAGATTATTATCTAACCATTACAGAAAGTAAAAAATTCACTAATGATGACGGCTCTTTTCATTACAAAAAACATAAAATTTACATTTACAAAGAAGACTTTTCAGAATTTAGAGAGATTTTAGCTGAAATGACCGATTATATTATTGAAGAGAAAGGTGATGAAGTTATAAGCGAACGTCATCAAAAAGATTTCAAAAAAGAATACGACGACAATTCTATATCTGCCAAAGTTGATAACTCAAAAACTACTGATAGTTTTACAGACATTGATTTTGACGATATTTAA